A genomic window from Indicator indicator isolate 239-I01 chromosome 10, UM_Iind_1.1, whole genome shotgun sequence includes:
- the EXTL2 gene encoding exostosin-like 2 — MRYFHLCKLPGRVMGIRLLRFTSVVIVVLLLVAGALTALLPNIKDDKMPNLRREQKTQSQSVLDSFTLIMQTYNRTDLLLKLLNHYQAIPHLHKVIVVWNNIGEKIPEEMWNSLGPHPVPVVFKVQTVNRMRNRLQNFPELETKAVLMMDDDTLVSAHDLAFAFSVWQQFPEHIVGFVPRKHISTPSGVYSYGSFELQNPGFGNGDQYSMVLIGAAFFHSGYLEDFQRQPEAVYTLIDETQNCDDIAMNFLVSKHTGKPSGVFVKPVDIRNLEKDTNSGYSGMWHRAEHLLQRSYCVNKLVNIYDGMPLKYSNIMISQFGFPNYANHKNKI, encoded by the exons gtattttcacTTGTGTAAGCTTCCAGGAAGAGTTATGGGAATCCGCCTACTACGCTTCACTTCTGTGGTGATCGTTGTCTTACTTCTTGTGGCAGGTGCTTTAACAGCTTTGCTTCCCAATATCAAAGATGACAAAATGCCCAATTTGAGAAgggaacaaaaaacccagagtcAGTCTGTCTTGGATTCATTTACTCTTATTATGCAGACATATAATAGAACTGACTTGCTGCTAAAACTTTTAAATCATTATCAAGCCATCCCCCACCTACATAAAGTAATTGTTGTGTGGAACAACATTGGTGAGAAGATACCAGAGGAAATGTGGAATTCCTTGggtcctcatcctgtccctgttgTCTTTAAAGTTCAAACTGTAAATCGCATGAGGAATAGACTTCAGAATTTCCCTGAGCTGGAAACAAAAG ctGTGTTAATGATGGATGATGATACACTAGTCAGTGCTCATGACcttgcttttgccttttctgtttgGCAG caattTCCAGAGCATATAGTCGGATTTGTTCCAAGAAAGCACATTTCTACTCCTTCAGGTGTATACAGTTATGGCAGCTTTGAATTGCAGAACCCTGGATTTGGAAATGGAGATCAGTATTCTATGGTTCTTATTGGTGCAGCATTTTTTCATAGTGGGTATTTAGAAGACTTTCAAAGACAGCCAGAAGCTGTTTACACCTTAATAGATGAAACTCAAAATTGTGATGATATTGCTATGAATTTTCTGGTATCAAAGCATACTGGAAAGCCTTCAGGAGTGTTTGTGAAGCCAGTTGATATTAGAAATTTAGAAAAAGACACGAACAGTGGCTATTCTGGAATGTGGCACCGAGCAGAGCATTTGTTACAGAGATCTTACTGTGTAAATAAACTGGTTAATATTTATGATGGCATGCCTTTAAAATATTCTAATATCATGATTTCTCAGTTTGGTTTCCCTAATTATGCCaatcacaaaaataaaatataa